In Sulfurisphaera javensis, a single genomic region encodes these proteins:
- a CDS encoding class II glutamine amidotransferase: MCRILAFKAKGEPNLEVLKAFLNASKNDVYFKYGSHSDGWGFVAYILRNGKWRVLYYKTSEPIYEDQSFLDYINLLKGDEIYAIFHARKAGKSFLLGVRHNHPYYYRLSTHDAYFVHNGSINRKAFSEPNYPSTDSYLFFLEIIKNYNVKGDFKIAYLEALSALSPYASSLNSALLTFNSQEGPKIFVGYYYNKSRMKEMEEYYKLYRYENYIFSSTVAYYLGKHVEELSFASINEVVG; encoded by the coding sequence ATGTGTAGAATATTAGCTTTTAAGGCTAAAGGTGAGCCTAACTTAGAGGTTCTCAAAGCGTTTCTTAATGCAAGTAAAAATGACGTTTATTTTAAATATGGTTCACACTCTGATGGATGGGGTTTTGTAGCTTATATACTTAGAAACGGAAAATGGCGAGTATTATACTATAAGACCAGTGAACCAATATATGAAGATCAATCTTTTCTTGATTATATAAACTTACTAAAAGGAGATGAGATCTACGCTATATTTCATGCTAGAAAGGCTGGCAAAAGCTTTCTCCTAGGCGTTAGACATAATCACCCTTATTATTATAGATTATCTACACACGACGCATATTTCGTACATAATGGCTCGATAAATAGAAAGGCGTTCTCTGAACCTAATTATCCATCAACTGATAGCTATCTCTTCTTTCTTGAAATCATTAAGAATTATAATGTTAAAGGAGATTTCAAAATAGCTTACTTAGAGGCACTTTCAGCATTATCTCCATATGCTTCAAGTTTAAACTCTGCTTTGTTAACTTTTAACAGCCAAGAAGGTCCTAAAATTTTTGTAGGATATTATTATAATAAAAGTAGAATGAAAGAAATGGAAGAGTACTATAAACTTTATAGATATGAAAACTATATATTCTCTTCTACTGTAGCTTACTATTTAGGTAAACATGTTGAAGAATTAAGTTTTGCATCAATTAATGAAGTAGTTGGCTAA
- a CDS encoding MBL fold metallo-hydrolase has protein sequence MKLVFVGTGAGATFGSKRVKSSIYLKSDDGTSILLDLGTGANFKIEDWNLLDFSSIFVTHLHIDHVSGIFDHLVQRKVLRMPEIEIYSPPGFNQLLESYKQTGNNISAIVKESKLPKAKIKDIEIYSVEACHSIYAVSYVITDGEKKILYTGDTSEPCESILYEAKDANLIIHEGSCVNDCKQYGHTSIGEIMNLFEPKKVIITHIPSQIENQVKEIAKGYILAYDGMILDV, from the coding sequence TAAAAGAGTCAAATCTTCAATATATTTAAAAAGTGACGATGGAACTTCAATATTACTTGATCTAGGTACTGGTGCAAACTTTAAGATAGAGGATTGGAATCTTCTTGATTTTTCCTCGATCTTCGTTACTCATTTGCATATTGATCATGTCAGTGGAATATTTGATCATTTAGTTCAAAGAAAAGTATTAAGAATGCCAGAGATAGAGATTTATTCTCCACCAGGGTTTAACCAACTACTTGAATCTTATAAACAAACTGGAAATAATATTTCTGCTATAGTTAAGGAAAGTAAGTTGCCAAAAGCAAAAATTAAGGATATTGAAATATATTCTGTTGAGGCTTGCCATAGTATTTATGCCGTTAGCTATGTAATTACTGATGGAGAAAAAAAGATACTTTATACTGGAGATACATCTGAACCTTGTGAAAGTATTCTTTACGAAGCTAAGGACGCTAATTTAATAATTCATGAGGGAAGTTGCGTAAATGATTGTAAACAGTACGGTCATACATCCATTGGTGAAATCATGAATTTATTTGAACCGAAGAAAGTCATAATAACGCATATCCCATCACAAATAGAAAATCAAGTGAAAGAGATAGCAAAAGGATATATTTTAGCATATGATGGTATGATATTAGATGTGTAG